One stretch of Castor canadensis chromosome 14, mCasCan1.hap1v2, whole genome shotgun sequence DNA includes these proteins:
- the LOC109703389 gene encoding 15-hydroxyprostaglandin dehydrogenase [NAD(+)] isoform X2 has translation MHVNGKVALVTGAAQGIGRAFAEALLHKGAKVALVDWNLEAGVKCKAALDEQFEPQKTLFIQCDVADQEQLRDTFRKVIDHFGRLDILVNNAGVNNEKNWEKTLQINLVSVIDATYLGLDYMSKQNGGDGGIIINMSSLAGLNV, from the exons ATGCACGTGAACGGCAAAGTGGCGCTAGTGACCGGAGCCGCGCAGGGCATAGGCAGAGCCTTTGCAGAGGCGCTGCTGCACAAGGGCGCTAAG GTAGCGCTGGTAGACTGGAACCTTGAAGCAGGTGTGAAGTGTAAGGCTGCCCTCGATGAGCAGTTTGAACCTCAGAAGACTCTGTTCATCCAGTGTGATGTGGCTGACCAGGAACAGCTGAGAG atACTTTTAGAAAAGTCATAGACCACTTTGGAAGATTGGATATTTTGGTCAATAATGCTGGAGTGAATAATGAGAAAAACTGGGAAAAAACTCTTCAAATTAACTTG GTTTCTGTTATTGATGCAACCTATCTTGGTTTGGATTACATGAGTAAGCAAAATGGAGGTGACGGTGGCATCATTATCAATATGTCATCTTTAGCAG GTTTAAATGTGTGA